A genomic stretch from Caldalkalibacillus salinus includes:
- a CDS encoding hydrolase, which translates to MEKKKYYVAVESGQILEDQGASSYELEIEATEEERQQLEKLFSKKNTENIDLFIDPHAPNKWDEIESDVQNYNDFMMNIYAMIYRLGTPETKDFIERNDILTKLKNQWQDYDFS; encoded by the coding sequence ATGGAGAAAAAGAAGTATTATGTCGCTGTAGAGTCAGGACAGATTTTAGAAGACCAAGGCGCTTCCTCCTATGAGCTTGAAATCGAAGCCACTGAGGAAGAACGACAACAGTTAGAAAAACTATTCAGTAAGAAAAACACCGAAAATATTGATTTATTTATAGATCCGCATGCCCCTAACAAATGGGACGAAATCGAGTCTGATGTACAGAATTACAACGACTTTATGATGAATATATACGCCATGATATACAGATTAGGGACGCCAGAGACGAAGGATTTTATTGAGCGTAATGATATTTTAACGAAGCTTAAAAATCAATGGCAGGACTATGATTTTAGCTAA
- a CDS encoding CBASS cGAMP-activated phospholipase, whose amino-acid sequence MKILALDGGGIRGIFTAYVLQLIEEKTGSHIGHYFDMIGGTSTGSIIAAAIVKGKPMREVVKFYEREGKKIFHRQAVFGFFQTIYSHKRLKRLLHRELGTTRLEQISQSLVLPAVDLKRCQPIVFRSRGNNVSEDMYHYHTGSNIDATLLDAVISSCSAPIYFEPYRINQNFIATDGGLWANNPSLVCLQEAIQTFNQKLDDIKIMSVGSGLQGITFDKKTKRWGLPHWIKVKLFPLQIRPTLIDLALHLSSESVSSQCQTLCGAHYLRLNAPMQHEVPFDDVQSLEKLKKLGEEVFVHHEKNIEQWLQY is encoded by the coding sequence ATGAAGATACTTGCACTAGACGGTGGAGGGATAAGGGGAATATTCACGGCCTATGTGTTACAGCTTATCGAGGAAAAAACGGGATCTCATATTGGTCACTATTTTGATATGATTGGTGGAACCAGTACAGGTTCGATTATTGCTGCGGCGATCGTTAAGGGAAAACCTATGCGTGAAGTTGTGAAATTCTATGAACGTGAAGGAAAGAAGATTTTTCATAGACAAGCAGTCTTCGGTTTCTTTCAAACCATTTATAGCCACAAGCGGTTGAAACGTCTACTGCATCGTGAATTAGGAACAACACGATTGGAACAGATTAGCCAATCTCTCGTATTACCCGCCGTTGATTTAAAAAGATGCCAACCTATTGTGTTTCGTTCTAGAGGTAACAATGTAAGTGAAGACATGTACCACTATCATACTGGTTCTAACATAGATGCAACACTACTTGATGCCGTGATCTCATCATGCTCGGCCCCGATTTATTTTGAACCGTACCGCATCAATCAAAATTTCATAGCAACTGACGGAGGGTTGTGGGCAAATAACCCGTCTTTAGTCTGTTTACAGGAAGCTATTCAGACATTTAATCAAAAACTGGATGACATTAAGATTATGTCTGTTGGGTCCGGACTGCAGGGTATCACCTTCGATAAGAAAACGAAGAGGTGGGGGCTACCGCACTGGATTAAAGTTAAGCTCTTTCCACTTCAAATTAGACCGACATTGATTGACCTCGCCCTACATTTATCTTCGGAGTCTGTGTCCTCCCAATGTCAAACATTGTGTGGGGCCCATTACTTGAGACTAAACGCACCTATGCAGCACGAAGTACCGTTTGACGATGTACAGTCCCTTGAGAAGTTAAAAAAATTAGGGGAGGAAGTGTTCGTACATCATGAAAAGAATATTGAACAATGGCTACAATATTAA
- a CDS encoding DUF2062 domain-containing protein, translating to MATILKMVGVDMLRTWINQWQRKGKCLVVKLLRIQDKTHSIAMGFTLGFLINFIPSFGFGPVLSVATARLFRGNTIAAFLGGISVIWAFPLLFYFNIVVGQVWLPEEPAPTLQQDDFVHTSVLISQSFMIGMVINVMIFGFIVYFFTFALISRYRQALLRYIHKSWLPKNKNPN from the coding sequence ATGGCTACAATATTAAAAATGGTCGGTGTTGACATGCTAAGGACTTGGATCAATCAATGGCAACGTAAGGGAAAGTGCCTCGTTGTGAAGCTATTACGAATCCAGGATAAGACGCATAGTATCGCAATGGGTTTTACACTTGGATTTCTTATTAATTTTATCCCTTCTTTTGGTTTTGGACCAGTGTTATCAGTAGCTACTGCAAGATTGTTTCGTGGTAATACGATTGCTGCTTTTTTAGGCGGCATCTCTGTCATTTGGGCTTTTCCTTTACTGTTCTACTTTAATATTGTCGTCGGACAAGTCTGGCTACCTGAGGAACCCGCGCCTACGTTGCAGCAAGATGATTTCGTACACACGAGTGTTCTGATCAGTCAGTCTTTTATGATTGGTATGGTCATTAATGTGATGATTTTCGGTTTTATTGTTTACTTCTTCACCTTTGCTCTCATAAGTCGGTATCGTCAAGCACTACTAAGGTATATCCACAAATCTTGGCTCCCAAAAAATAAGAACCCTAACTGA
- a CDS encoding tetratricopeptide repeat protein, with protein MKNTVMITAAILMGLLAVVFIFSLLFTASWWVYVLIYLFLFYIWYKPTLVLYHSVKAGHMLKHRDYEAVAYEYNKIAPLKKNEGYADYAYGLGYYYQKKFQSAKQAFERALEKGIRTQKKTMEPLVKIALITTNVELRKWNEAKKWIDDLEKEMEKGKKLNPKLLSIYYPIKGEYFYHLQRYQEAKRAFDLAYIRYPDLVGEEAYYYAHLLHKEGEDKKAKEILRKLLQEKHAWKFFRVPKQKAIDLLRNIEG; from the coding sequence TTGAAGAACACAGTCATGATAACGGCTGCCATACTCATGGGGCTGCTTGCTGTTGTATTTATTTTTTCGTTACTATTCACTGCCAGTTGGTGGGTATACGTCCTTATTTACTTATTCCTGTTTTATATATGGTATAAGCCAACGCTTGTTCTTTATCATTCGGTAAAGGCAGGGCATATGCTAAAGCATAGAGACTATGAGGCAGTGGCCTATGAGTACAACAAGATAGCGCCGTTGAAAAAGAATGAAGGTTATGCTGATTATGCATACGGGTTAGGCTATTATTACCAAAAAAAATTTCAATCCGCTAAGCAAGCGTTTGAAAGAGCTCTCGAAAAAGGTATACGAACTCAGAAGAAGACGATGGAGCCCTTAGTGAAAATTGCGCTCATTACAACTAATGTTGAATTAAGAAAATGGAATGAAGCAAAAAAGTGGATAGATGACTTAGAAAAAGAGATGGAAAAAGGTAAGAAGCTAAATCCTAAGCTCTTATCTATTTATTACCCTATTAAGGGGGAGTATTTCTATCACTTGCAACGTTATCAAGAAGCGAAGCGAGCGTTTGACCTTGCGTATATTCGCTACCCCGACTTAGTGGGAGAGGAAGCGTATTACTATGCACACCTCCTTCATAAAGAAGGAGAAGACAAAAAAGCAAAAGAGATACTGCGTAAGCTACTCCAAGAGAAACACGCTTGGAAGTTCTTCAGGGTACCCAAACAGAAAGCGATAGACCTTTTGAGGAACATAGAAGGGTGA